A genomic window from Desulfovibrio legallii includes:
- a CDS encoding sodium:proton antiporter produces MPKLPFFLTCSVTLLALPAAALASQGHPTVPGAELAVYWAIPFACMLLSIALMPLLAPHLWEHHFGKISLFWGLAFLIPCALVYGASTALYEFLHIILLDYIPFIILLFTLFTVAGGVRLKGSLTGTPLVNTGLLAVGTVLASWMGTTGAAMLLIRPLLRANAHRRYQAHSVVFFIFLVANIGGSLTPLGDPPLFLGFLKGVSFFWTTTNLFLKTALISLILLCLYFGLDAALYAKEGKPQPAPADRGNGEKLGLDGKINLLFLLGVVLVVLASGLCPLGELFTVYGVPVEGQNLLRDVLLLCLAGLSLRFTAAECRKRNGFTWAPIEEVAKLFLGIFLSMIPAIAILRAGTDGALAGLIQLVTTADGQPNNAMYFWLTGALSSFLDNAPTYLVFFNTAGGDPVHLMNDIPGTLAAISAGAVFMGANTYIGNAPNFMVRSIAENQGVRMPSFFGYMAWSVGILIPAFLLITWLFF; encoded by the coding sequence ATGCCAAAACTTCCTTTTTTTCTGACCTGTTCTGTTACGTTGCTCGCTTTGCCCGCAGCCGCGCTGGCCTCTCAGGGGCACCCCACCGTTCCCGGAGCGGAACTGGCCGTTTACTGGGCCATACCTTTTGCCTGTATGCTGCTTTCCATCGCCCTTATGCCTCTGCTGGCTCCCCACCTCTGGGAACACCACTTCGGCAAGATCTCACTGTTCTGGGGCCTGGCCTTTCTGATCCCCTGCGCCCTGGTTTACGGCGCCTCCACGGCCCTCTACGAATTTCTGCACATCATTCTTCTGGATTACATCCCCTTTATTATTCTGCTTTTCACCCTCTTTACCGTGGCTGGCGGCGTGCGGCTTAAAGGTTCGCTTACCGGTACGCCACTGGTGAACACGGGCCTTCTGGCCGTGGGCACCGTGCTGGCCAGCTGGATGGGCACCACCGGCGCGGCCATGCTGCTCATCCGCCCCCTGCTCCGGGCCAACGCCCACCGCCGCTACCAGGCCCACAGCGTGGTCTTTTTCATCTTTCTGGTGGCCAACATCGGCGGCTCCCTCACCCCTCTGGGCGACCCGCCGCTTTTTTTGGGCTTTCTTAAGGGCGTCAGCTTCTTCTGGACCACCACCAACCTCTTTCTGAAAACAGCGCTTATTTCACTCATTCTGCTCTGCCTCTACTTCGGGCTGGATGCGGCCCTCTACGCCAAGGAAGGCAAGCCCCAACCCGCGCCCGCAGACCGCGGCAACGGAGAAAAGCTCGGCCTTGACGGCAAAATCAACCTGCTCTTCCTGCTGGGCGTGGTGCTGGTGGTGCTGGCCTCCGGCCTTTGCCCCTTGGGCGAACTGTTTACGGTATACGGTGTGCCCGTAGAAGGCCAAAACCTGCTGCGCGACGTGCTGCTGCTCTGCCTTGCCGGCCTTTCTCTGCGCTTTACCGCCGCAGAATGCCGCAAACGCAACGGCTTTACCTGGGCCCCCATTGAAGAGGTGGCCAAGCTCTTTCTCGGCATCTTCCTCAGCATGATCCCGGCCATCGCCATTTTGCGGGCCGGGACGGACGGCGCTCTGGCCGGGCTTATCCAGCTGGTAACCACTGCAGACGGTCAGCCCAACAACGCCATGTACTTCTGGCTTACGGGCGCGCTCTCCAGCTTTCTGGACAACGCCCCCACCTACCTGGTCTTCTTCAATACCGCCGGCGGTGACCCCGTGCACCTCATGAACGACATCCCCGGCACCCTGGCCGCCATCTCGGCCGGCGCGGTCTTTATGGGGGCCAATACCTACATCGGCAACGCGCCCAACTTCATGGTCCGCTCCATTGCCGAAAACCAGGGCGTGCGCATGCCCAGCTTCTTCGGCTATATGGCCTGGTCCGTGGGCATCCTGATCCCAGCCTTCCTGCTCATTACCTGGCTGTTCTTTTAG
- a CDS encoding universal stress protein — MQFSNILVPVDGSDDALFACRVAEQLTAAIPGKETITLLYCVDPIPALIGGQQRAELEAQHKAESAQIFEAARSLLQHSDLNLKTAFRYGAAGQTIADTATELGCTLIIMGTRGRGELKSLALGSVSHDVLHKADVPVLLANKTYLQTRR, encoded by the coding sequence ATGCAATTTTCCAACATCCTTGTACCGGTAGACGGCTCGGACGACGCCCTGTTCGCCTGCCGCGTGGCCGAGCAGCTCACCGCCGCCATACCCGGCAAAGAAACCATCACCCTGCTGTACTGCGTGGACCCCATTCCCGCCCTTATCGGCGGCCAACAGCGCGCGGAACTGGAGGCGCAACACAAAGCGGAAAGCGCCCAAATATTTGAAGCCGCCCGCAGCCTGCTGCAGCACAGCGACCTGAACCTCAAAACGGCTTTCCGCTATGGAGCCGCCGGCCAGACCATTGCGGACACGGCCACAGAACTGGGTTGCACTCTGATTATCATGGGCACACGCGGCAGGGGCGAATTGAAAAGCCTGGCCCTCGGCAGCGTGAGTCACGACGTGCTGCACAAGGCCGACGTGCCCGTGCTGCTGGCCAACAAAACGTACCTGCAGACCCGGCGCTGA